A section of the Flavobacteriales bacterium genome encodes:
- a CDS encoding O-antigen ligase family protein encodes MTMVQVLKRQWITVVCTVFVLLNLLLTANDMPWLALLPAALIAVWAMVAGADKLLLFIVFATPLSINLEQLDLGGIGISLPTEPLMVGLTVLFLLKVGLEKGVIAPGVLRHPITGIIIAQLVWMLACIVPSEMPVVSIKFLLARLWFVTTCYFMATRLFEDGRNMKRMLWLFITAMAGVIVYTVINHAQHHFEQDPAHWVMTPFFKDHTSYGAIIAFFLPFLAAAPFMRNTPRTLRGYAVVMLVLFATGLVFSYTRAAWVSLVGALGMWMVLRLRIPPWALLLVLVSGGALYAVNADRITVALERNREESSDDLGEHVQSISNISSDASNLERLNRWNSALRMWEERPVFGWGPGTYMFQYAPFQASEDRTIISTNFGTGGNAHSEYLGPLAEQGVPGMLLMVLLVAVTVFTVMRLYPRMPAGPDRTLMVVAFLGLVTYYLHGALNNFLDTDKAAVPFWMFTAMVVLFDLRYPKRRPEALSAARS; translated from the coding sequence ATGACCATGGTGCAGGTGCTGAAGCGGCAGTGGATCACGGTGGTGTGCACCGTCTTCGTGCTGCTCAACCTGCTGCTGACGGCCAACGACATGCCCTGGCTGGCCTTGCTGCCCGCGGCCTTGATCGCCGTGTGGGCCATGGTGGCCGGGGCGGACAAGCTGCTCCTATTCATCGTGTTCGCCACACCGCTCTCCATCAACCTCGAGCAGCTCGACCTCGGCGGCATCGGCATCAGCCTGCCCACCGAACCGCTGATGGTGGGGCTCACCGTGCTCTTTCTCCTCAAGGTCGGGCTGGAGAAAGGGGTGATCGCGCCGGGCGTGCTGCGCCATCCCATCACCGGCATCATCATCGCCCAACTGGTCTGGATGCTGGCCTGCATCGTGCCCAGCGAGATGCCGGTGGTGAGCATCAAGTTCCTCCTGGCCCGCCTGTGGTTCGTCACCACCTGCTACTTCATGGCCACCCGGCTGTTCGAGGACGGCCGCAACATGAAGCGCATGCTGTGGCTGTTCATCACCGCCATGGCCGGTGTGATCGTCTACACGGTGATCAACCATGCGCAGCATCATTTCGAGCAGGACCCCGCGCACTGGGTGATGACGCCCTTCTTCAAGGACCACACGAGCTACGGGGCCATCATCGCCTTCTTCCTGCCCTTCCTGGCCGCCGCGCCGTTCATGCGGAACACCCCGCGGACCCTGCGGGGTTACGCGGTGGTGATGCTGGTGCTCTTCGCCACCGGCCTGGTGTTCAGCTACACGCGCGCGGCCTGGGTGAGCCTGGTGGGCGCCCTGGGCATGTGGATGGTGCTGCGGCTGCGGATCCCTCCCTGGGCCCTGCTGCTGGTGCTCGTTTCCGGCGGCGCGCTCTATGCGGTGAACGCCGACCGCATCACCGTGGCGCTGGAGCGCAACCGCGAGGAGAGCAGTGACGACCTCGGGGAGCACGTGCAGAGCATCAGCAACATCAGCAGCGATGCCAGCAACCTGGAGCGCCTCAACCGGTGGAACTCCGCCCTGCGCATGTGGGAGGAACGGCCCGTGTTCGGCTGGGGGCCCGGCACCTACATGTTCCAGTACGCGCCCTTCCAGGCCAGCGAGGACCGCACCATCATCAGCACCAACTTCGGCACGGGCGGCAACGCGCACAGCGAGTACCTCGGCCCGCTCGCCGAACAGGGCGTGCCCGGCATGCTGCTCATGGTGCTGCTGGTGGCCGTCACCGTGTTCACCGTGATGCGGCTGTATCCGCGCATGCCCGCCGGTCCGGACCGTACGCTGATGGTGGTGGCCTTCCTGGGCCTGGTGACCTACTACCTGCACGGAGCCCTGAACAACTTCCTGGACACCGACAAGGCCGCCGTGCCCTTCTGGATGTTCACCGCCATGGTGGTGCTGTTCGACCTGCGGTATCCGAAGCGGCGTCCCGAAGCGCTCAGCGCAGCGCGCAGCTGA
- a CDS encoding SpoIIE family protein phosphatase, translating to MTRLDRLTERLGLKEFQLKALLEVTKAINGNMDRAGLLRLYSGIVHQELGITRLLLYERSDRWQLALSHGAGHATPAIDLDALATAGEGIHLTTAQEEDRFAGFDVVVPVFHEQRPLAYLFIGDLDEDEQRMSPSVKHLNFIQTLTNLIVVALENKRLAAQALQQERDKRELELAAEMQGMLVPQELPRTDRFEAAAWYLPHRQVGGDHYDVVHRGDRMVLVVADVSGKGMAAALLMSNFQATLRALVEYSDDPLDELVRDLNDKVYGNARGERFITCFLADLDLPTGAMRYVNAGHNPVLLRTAEGFTELSTGSIALGMMPKLPFLQVGTTTLPPGSLLLAYTDGLVEQEDVHGQAFELDQVRRAVDEVRHAGPGAVIEAVVARFEAHRGGQPYLDDIALLSCALR from the coding sequence ATGACCCGCCTCGACCGCCTCACCGAGCGCCTCGGCCTGAAGGAGTTCCAGCTCAAGGCCCTGCTGGAGGTCACCAAGGCCATCAACGGCAACATGGACCGTGCAGGCCTGCTGCGCCTGTACAGCGGCATCGTCCACCAGGAGCTGGGCATCACCCGCCTGCTGCTCTACGAGCGCAGCGACCGCTGGCAGCTGGCCCTGAGCCATGGCGCGGGCCACGCCACACCGGCGATCGACCTGGACGCGCTGGCCACCGCGGGCGAGGGCATCCACCTCACCACCGCCCAGGAGGAGGACCGCTTCGCGGGCTTCGATGTGGTGGTGCCCGTGTTCCACGAGCAGCGGCCGCTGGCCTACCTCTTCATCGGCGACCTGGACGAGGACGAGCAGCGCATGAGCCCCTCGGTGAAGCACCTCAACTTCATCCAGACCCTCACCAACCTGATCGTGGTGGCCCTGGAGAACAAGCGCCTCGCCGCCCAGGCCCTCCAGCAGGAACGCGACAAGCGCGAGCTGGAGCTCGCCGCCGAGATGCAGGGCATGCTCGTGCCGCAAGAGCTGCCGCGCACCGACCGCTTCGAGGCCGCCGCCTGGTACCTGCCCCACCGCCAGGTGGGCGGCGACCACTACGATGTGGTGCACCGCGGCGACCGCATGGTGCTCGTGGTGGCCGATGTGAGCGGCAAGGGCATGGCCGCCGCGCTGCTGATGAGCAACTTCCAGGCGACGCTGCGCGCCCTGGTCGAGTACTCGGACGACCCGCTCGACGAGCTGGTGCGCGACCTCAACGACAAGGTGTACGGCAACGCCCGCGGCGAGCGCTTCATCACCTGTTTCCTGGCCGACCTCGACCTGCCCACCGGCGCCATGCGCTACGTGAACGCCGGGCACAACCCGGTGTTGCTGCGCACCGCCGAGGGCTTCACGGAGCTCTCCACCGGCAGCATCGCGCTGGGCATGATGCCGAAGCTGCCCTTCCTGCAGGTGGGCACCACCACCCTGCCGCCGGGCAGCCTGCTGCTGGCCTACACCGATGGCCTCGTGGAGCAGGAGGATGTGCACGGGCAGGCCTTCGAACTGGACCAGGTGCGCCGCGCGGTGGACGAGGTGCGCCACGCCGGGCCCGGCGCCGTGATCGAGGCCGTGGTGGCCCGCTTCGAGGCGCACCGCGGCGGGCAGCCCTACCTGGACGACATCGCGCTGCTCAGCTGCGCGCTGCGCTGA